A genomic stretch from Podarcis muralis chromosome W, rPodMur119.hap1.1, whole genome shotgun sequence includes:
- the LOC144326331 gene encoding integrase/recombinase xerD homolog — MASGGDQQASTSTNQLPPPAGNGGAQVVDIPSVFQEQQPQHSSTEDSAGSGEEEEQVDPQGAQPAAGANPANVEKQGGERKSKKKHTSAKKKRSKQSETEDESDGALPLISAGRGTIINAFPGAPLESWEQEVMKGVFGAVAPSTMRSYKKAWADFLKFRSRMHSSRQNAIPSTREVLHYLAHLKELGRAPKTLNIQSAGISYFCKTFFATDPCAEFIVRKTLEGWRRAQPPSSDKRRPITYDILTQIHKKLRAICWSKYEARLFSAAYSIAFFGALRIGELVCEGGVPHGQRGILLSDLTLSGSQLLVQVRSSKTDQQGRGALIQLPAAQGSGPCPVRDTRCFLYLRPSGPGPLFIHADGSLLARHQFTRVMRRALSACGLPAAEFAAHSFRIGAATTAVHLGLSTERIKDLGRWKSDAYRAYVRKNL, encoded by the exons ATGGCGTCCGGTGGCGACCAGCAGGCTTCCACTTCCACCAATCAGCTGCCACCTCCCGCAGGCAATGGGGGAGCACAG GTTGTAGATATTCCTAGTGTCTTTCAGGAACAGCAGCCCCAGCACAGCTCTACAGAGGACAGTGCGGGCTCcggcgaggaggaggagcaggtggaCCCCCAGGGTGCCCAGCCAGCTGCAGGGGCGAACCCAGCCAACGTTGAGAagcaagggggggaaagaaaatctAAGAAGAAGCACACGTcagcaaagaagaaaagaagtaaGCAGTCCGAGACAGAGGACGAGTCAG ATGGAGCGCTTCCGCTCATTAGCGCCGGACGCGGAACAATCATCAATGCCTTTCCCGGAGCACCTCTGGAGTCTTGGGAGCAAGAAGTGATGAAGGGAGTATTCGGTGCAGTCGCCCCTTCCACAATGAGATCTTACAAGAAAGCGTGGGCTGACTTCTTAAAGTTCCGCAGCAGAATGCACAGCTCGAGGCAGAACGCTATTCCCTCAACGAGGGAGGTCCTCCACTACTTGGCCCATCTGAAGGAGCTAGGCAGGGCACCAAAGACTCTCAATATTCAGTCCGCTGGGATCTCATATTTTTGTAAAACCTTTTTCGCCACCGACCCGTGCGCCGAATTTATAGTGCGTAAGACCTTAGAGGGTTGGCGCCGGGCTCAGCCCCCCAGTTCGGATAAGAGGAGGCCCATAACTTATGATATTCTGACCCAGATACACAAAAAATTACGTGCAATTTGTTGGTCGAAATACGAAGCTCGCCTATTTTCCGCGGCTTACTCCATAGCCTTCTTTGGTGCCCTCCGCATAGGGGAGCTAGTTTGCGAGGGAGGGGTTCCCCACGGCCAAAGGGGCATCCTCTTAAGTGATCTGACCCTATCTGGGAGCCAACTGTTAGTTCAAGTTCGGAGCTCCAAGACGGATCAACAGGGTAGGGGTGCCCTCATTCAGTTACCAGCAGCACAAGGCAGTGGTCCCTGCCCTGTGAGGGATACTAGGTGTTTCCTATACTTAAGACCCAGTGGCCCTGGCCCCCTGTTTATCCATGCGGATGGTTCGTTGTTGGCTAGACACCAGTTTACACGGGTGATGCGCAGGGCGTTGTCAGCATGCGGGTTGCCTGCTGCCGAATTCGCGGCTCACTCCTTTCGGATCGGGGCCGCTACCACTGCGGTCCACCTCGGGCTCTCCACGGAAAGAATAAAGGATTTGGGGAGGTGGAAATCGGATGCTTACAGGGCTTACGTAAGAAAGAATCTATGA